The following proteins are encoded in a genomic region of Patescibacteria group bacterium:
- the rpsT gene encoding 30S ribosomal protein S20, with translation MPIKKAAIKSLRKERRNRASNLRYKKTIKDLQKQILSLKKENKIKEALELLPKYYKAVDKAAKENVIKKNTANRKKSSVTRILK, from the coding sequence TCACTAAGAAAAGAACGCAGGAACAGGGCGTCTAATTTGCGTTATAAAAAAACAATTAAGGACTTGCAGAAACAAATCCTTTCTTTAAAAAAAGAAAACAAAATAAAGGAAGCGTTAGAATTGCTTCCCAAGTATTACAAAGCAGTTGATAAGGCGGCAAAAGAAAATGTCATCAAGAAAAATACTGCTAATAGAAAAAAATCCAGCGTCACCCGGATTCTAAAGTA